One window of the Anaeromyxobacter dehalogenans 2CP-C genome contains the following:
- a CDS encoding hydrogenase iron-sulfur subunit, producing the protein MAHQPRIVAFLCNWCAYAAADRAGQQRLEMPQSLLTVRVMCTGRVEPGFVLQAFREGADGVLVAGCHPGECHYLDGNLRAAARGAVLARALEQAGIEPERFRMTWAGANEAERLAGEVREMTAALRALGPLDYPRRALDGAGLDAALAGAGPGAAAALPPRAPGKPRVAFYWNASCGGCEEAVVDLGDGFAGLLERVEVVLWPVATDHKRADVEALPDGGIDLAFVNGAVRLDEQEEWARLLRRKARTVVAFGACAHLGGVVGLGNLSEPEALLEAAYRAPPSVSNPEAPLPGGPVRADGATLSLPVLLPRTLTLADVVSVDYTIPGCPPSPAVVQAALDALLGDAPPPRGAVLAPDVSLCEDCPRKGSRPERIELHALRRLATSAVDPELCFLAQGLVCMGPATRQGCQPGCVEAGMPCRGCFGPLDGVRDGGAAMLSGFASLLGGADPAALGAAVPDPAGTFWRYSYAAALLPRRVRPAGPAGEGA; encoded by the coding sequence GTGGCGCACCAGCCGCGCATCGTGGCGTTCCTGTGCAACTGGTGCGCGTACGCCGCCGCGGACCGCGCCGGGCAGCAGCGCCTGGAGATGCCGCAGAGCCTGCTCACCGTGCGCGTGATGTGCACGGGGCGGGTGGAGCCGGGCTTCGTGCTCCAGGCCTTCCGCGAGGGCGCCGACGGCGTGCTGGTGGCCGGCTGCCACCCGGGCGAATGCCACTACCTCGACGGCAACCTGCGCGCCGCCGCCCGCGGCGCGGTGCTGGCGCGGGCGCTCGAGCAGGCCGGGATCGAGCCGGAGCGCTTCCGGATGACCTGGGCGGGCGCGAACGAGGCCGAGCGGCTCGCCGGCGAGGTCCGCGAGATGACCGCCGCGCTCCGCGCGCTCGGGCCGCTCGACTACCCGCGCCGCGCGCTCGACGGCGCCGGGCTCGACGCCGCGCTCGCCGGGGCCGGCCCCGGGGCCGCCGCCGCGCTGCCGCCGCGCGCGCCCGGGAAGCCGCGCGTCGCCTTCTACTGGAACGCCTCCTGCGGCGGCTGCGAGGAGGCGGTGGTGGACCTGGGCGACGGCTTCGCCGGCCTGCTGGAGCGCGTCGAGGTGGTGCTCTGGCCGGTCGCGACCGACCACAAGCGCGCCGACGTGGAGGCGCTGCCCGACGGCGGGATCGACCTCGCGTTCGTGAACGGCGCGGTGCGCCTCGACGAGCAGGAGGAGTGGGCGCGGCTGCTGCGCCGGAAGGCGCGCACGGTGGTCGCGTTCGGCGCCTGCGCGCACCTCGGCGGCGTGGTGGGGCTGGGGAACCTGTCCGAGCCGGAGGCGCTGCTCGAGGCCGCCTACCGCGCGCCGCCCAGCGTCTCGAACCCGGAGGCGCCGCTGCCGGGGGGGCCGGTCCGCGCGGACGGCGCGACGCTCTCCCTGCCGGTGCTCCTGCCGCGCACGCTCACGCTCGCCGACGTGGTCTCGGTGGACTACACCATCCCCGGCTGCCCGCCCTCGCCCGCGGTGGTGCAGGCCGCGCTCGACGCGCTGCTCGGCGACGCTCCCCCGCCGCGCGGCGCGGTGCTCGCGCCGGACGTCTCGCTCTGCGAGGACTGCCCGCGCAAGGGCTCGCGGCCGGAGCGCATCGAGCTCCACGCGCTGCGCCGGCTCGCCACCTCCGCCGTCGATCCCGAGCTGTGCTTCCTCGCCCAGGGGCTCGTGTGCATGGGCCCGGCGACGCGCCAGGGCTGCCAGCCCGGCTGCGTCGAGGCGGGGATGCCCTGCCGCGGCTGCTTCGGGCCGCTCGACGGCGTGCGCGACGGCGGCGCGGCGATGCTCTCCGGCTTCGCCTCGCTGCTGGGCGGCGCCGACCCGGCCGCGCTCGGGGCGGCGGTGCCGGATCCGGCGGGCACGTTCTGGCGCTACTCCTACGCGGCGGCGCTGCTGCCGCGGCGCGTGCGGCCGGCCGGGCCGGCCGGGGAGGGCGCGTGA
- a CDS encoding hydrogenase maturation protease: MGPVLILCLGNPLRRDDAVALHVAARLSARPEPGVEVRTSARAGLYLLDDMEGFDRVVVVDAVRTGAAPPGTVHALPLEAIHAPEGPSPHAIGLPSAVARARAAGAPVPSRIQLVAVEVEILDEVGEGLTPAVAAAVPAVESAARAAARALAGAAG, encoded by the coding sequence ATGGGCCCGGTCCTGATCCTGTGCCTCGGCAACCCGCTCCGCCGCGACGACGCGGTGGCGCTGCACGTGGCGGCGCGGCTCTCGGCCCGCCCCGAGCCCGGCGTCGAGGTCCGGACCAGCGCCCGGGCCGGGCTGTACCTGCTCGACGACATGGAAGGCTTCGACCGCGTGGTGGTGGTGGACGCGGTGCGCACCGGGGCGGCGCCGCCCGGCACCGTGCACGCGCTGCCGCTCGAGGCGATCCACGCGCCCGAGGGGCCGTCGCCGCACGCCATCGGCCTCCCCTCGGCCGTCGCCCGCGCCCGCGCCGCCGGCGCGCCGGTGCCGTCGCGGATCCAGCTCGTGGCGGTCGAGGTCGAGATCCTGGACGAGGTGGGCGAGGGGCTCACCCCCGCGGTGGCCGCGGCCGTCCCGGCCGTGGAGTCGGCCGCGCGCGCCGCCGCCCGCGCGCTGGCGGGCGCCGCCGGTTAG
- a CDS encoding Ni/Fe hydrogenase subunit alpha: protein MTRRITIDPITRLEGHGKIEILLDDRGDVESAFLQVPELRGFERFCVGRPAEEMPQLTAHVCGVCPAAHHIAAVQALDALYGVAPPAAARLARALYYQLFIFEDHLLHYWYMGGPDFYAGSDAPAPMRNILGVLAKVGADLGKRILSARREARELMAALAGRTVHPVFALPGGISKAVDAATVERARALAPGLVRFAEDTLASFRAAVLDHPEYSEALASEAYRVRCHSMGMVDGGGRLAFLDGRLRVIDPAGRELAAFAPRDWLDHLAERVEPWTYAKLTYLKAKGWTGFTEGDDTGLYRVGPLARLNVARAMATPRAEAERQRLFEALGWPAHQTLAFHWARLVEALQAAETAQQLAGDPRLGDPHVREVPAPLPGPREGVGAVEAPRGTLFHHYAADADGILTAANLVVASQHNAAPVQVSVRKAAKGLIRGGKVDAALLNRLEMAFRAYDPCNACASHALPGELPLVVTVRGADGAVREVIRRRVPEDAD from the coding sequence GTGACCCGGCGGATCACCATCGACCCCATCACCCGGCTCGAGGGGCACGGGAAGATCGAGATCCTCCTCGACGACCGCGGCGACGTGGAGAGCGCGTTCCTGCAGGTCCCGGAGCTGCGCGGCTTCGAGCGCTTCTGCGTGGGCCGCCCGGCCGAGGAGATGCCGCAGCTCACGGCGCACGTGTGCGGCGTGTGCCCGGCGGCGCACCACATCGCCGCGGTGCAGGCGCTCGACGCGCTCTACGGCGTCGCGCCGCCGGCGGCGGCCCGGCTCGCCCGCGCGCTCTACTACCAGCTCTTCATCTTCGAGGATCACCTCCTCCACTACTGGTACATGGGCGGCCCGGACTTCTACGCGGGCTCGGACGCGCCCGCGCCCATGCGCAACATCCTCGGCGTGCTCGCGAAGGTCGGCGCCGACCTGGGCAAGCGGATCCTCTCGGCCCGGCGCGAGGCGCGCGAGCTGATGGCGGCGCTGGCCGGGCGCACCGTGCACCCGGTGTTCGCGCTGCCGGGCGGGATCTCGAAGGCGGTGGACGCCGCCACGGTGGAGCGCGCCCGCGCGCTCGCGCCCGGGCTGGTGCGGTTCGCGGAGGACACGCTCGCGTCGTTCCGCGCCGCGGTGCTCGACCACCCGGAGTACTCGGAGGCGCTCGCGAGCGAGGCGTACCGGGTCCGCTGCCACTCGATGGGCATGGTGGACGGCGGCGGCCGGCTCGCGTTCCTGGACGGGCGGCTGCGGGTGATCGACCCGGCCGGCCGCGAGCTGGCGGCGTTCGCGCCGCGCGACTGGCTCGACCACCTGGCCGAGCGGGTCGAGCCCTGGACGTACGCGAAGCTCACCTACCTGAAGGCGAAGGGCTGGACGGGGTTCACCGAGGGCGACGACACCGGGCTCTACCGCGTCGGCCCGCTGGCGCGGCTGAACGTGGCGCGCGCGATGGCCACGCCGCGCGCCGAGGCGGAGCGGCAGCGGCTGTTCGAGGCGCTGGGCTGGCCGGCGCACCAGACGCTGGCGTTCCACTGGGCGCGGCTGGTCGAGGCGCTCCAGGCGGCGGAGACCGCGCAGCAGCTGGCGGGCGATCCGCGCCTCGGCGATCCGCACGTGCGCGAGGTGCCGGCGCCGCTCCCCGGGCCGCGCGAGGGCGTGGGGGCGGTGGAGGCGCCGCGGGGCACGCTGTTCCACCACTACGCCGCCGACGCGGACGGGATCCTCACCGCCGCGAACCTGGTGGTCGCGTCCCAGCACAACGCCGCGCCGGTGCAGGTCTCGGTGCGCAAGGCGGCGAAGGGGCTCATCCGCGGCGGGAAGGTGGACGCGGCGCTCCTGAACCGCCTGGAGATGGCGTTCCGCGCCTACGATCCCTGCAACGCCTGCGCGTCGCACGCGCTGCCCGGCGAGCTGCCGCTGGTGGTCACGGTGCGCGGCGCCGACGGCGCGGTGCGCGAGGTGATCCGGCGGCGCGTGCCGGAGGACGCGGACTGA
- a CDS encoding ATP-dependent DNA ligase, with the protein MLLAELAEVSRAVAATPARLEKIARLADALGRLAPDERAVGASWLAGDLPGGRVGIGAATLRAALEAAPPERSGPGLTVAEVDAALRRIAAVAGPGSGAARRRELDALLARAGNPERRFLAALVLGELRQGALEGVLADAVAKAAGLPAAEVRRAAMLAGALPPVAEAALSEGAAGLARFRLRVGEPVSPMLAQTAADVDEALRALGGEAALEWKLDGARIQAHRDGEAVRVFSRSLRDVTAAVPEVVALLRAAPEPRLVLDGEAIALRADGTPEPFQVTMRRFGRKLDVERLAPELPLTAFFFDALVAGGAELLARPERERWAALARAIPAERRVPRLVTRDPAEARAFLEDALARGQEGVVAKALDAPYEAGRRGAAWLKVKRAHTLDLVVLAAEWGSGRRRGWLSNLHLGARDPASGGFVMLGKTFKGMTDAMLAWQTDRLKALATGPLDAWQVPVRPELVVEVAFDGIQSSPRYPGGLALRFARVKRYREDKRPEDADTIETVRGLYGG; encoded by the coding sequence GTGCTGCTCGCCGAGCTCGCCGAGGTCTCCCGCGCGGTGGCCGCCACCCCGGCGCGCCTGGAGAAGATCGCGCGCCTCGCCGACGCGCTCGGCCGGCTCGCGCCGGACGAGCGCGCGGTGGGCGCGAGCTGGCTCGCCGGCGACCTGCCCGGTGGGCGCGTCGGCATCGGCGCGGCCACGCTGCGGGCGGCGCTCGAGGCGGCGCCGCCGGAGCGCAGCGGGCCGGGGCTCACGGTGGCGGAGGTGGACGCCGCCCTCCGCCGCATCGCGGCCGTGGCCGGCCCGGGCTCCGGCGCCGCGCGCCGCCGGGAGCTGGACGCGCTCCTCGCCCGCGCCGGCAACCCCGAGCGCCGGTTCCTCGCGGCGCTCGTCCTCGGCGAGCTGCGCCAGGGCGCGCTGGAGGGCGTCCTCGCCGATGCGGTGGCGAAGGCGGCGGGGCTCCCCGCGGCGGAGGTCCGGCGCGCGGCCATGCTCGCGGGCGCGCTCCCGCCCGTCGCGGAGGCGGCGCTCTCCGAGGGCGCCGCCGGGCTGGCGCGCTTCCGGCTGCGGGTGGGGGAGCCGGTGTCGCCCATGCTGGCCCAGACCGCGGCGGACGTGGACGAGGCGCTCCGGGCGCTCGGCGGCGAGGCCGCGCTGGAGTGGAAGCTCGACGGCGCGCGGATCCAGGCGCACCGCGACGGCGAGGCGGTGCGGGTGTTCTCGCGCTCGCTGCGCGACGTGACCGCGGCGGTGCCGGAGGTGGTGGCGCTCCTGCGCGCCGCGCCCGAGCCGCGGCTCGTGCTCGACGGCGAGGCCATCGCGCTCCGCGCCGACGGCACGCCCGAGCCGTTCCAGGTCACCATGCGCCGCTTCGGCCGGAAGCTGGACGTGGAGCGGCTCGCGCCCGAGCTGCCGCTGACCGCGTTCTTCTTCGACGCGCTGGTGGCCGGCGGCGCGGAGCTGCTGGCGCGCCCCGAGCGCGAGCGCTGGGCCGCGCTCGCGCGGGCCATCCCGGCGGAGCGCCGCGTCCCGCGGCTCGTCACCCGCGATCCCGCCGAGGCCCGCGCGTTCCTCGAGGACGCGCTCGCCCGCGGCCAGGAAGGCGTGGTGGCGAAGGCGCTCGACGCACCCTACGAGGCCGGCCGCCGCGGCGCCGCGTGGCTCAAGGTGAAGCGCGCGCACACGCTCGACCTCGTGGTGCTCGCCGCGGAGTGGGGGAGCGGCCGGCGCCGCGGCTGGCTCTCGAACCTGCACCTCGGCGCGCGCGACCCCGCCTCCGGCGGCTTCGTGATGCTCGGGAAGACGTTCAAGGGCATGACCGACGCCATGCTCGCGTGGCAGACCGACCGGCTGAAGGCGCTCGCCACCGGGCCGCTCGACGCCTGGCAGGTCCCGGTGCGCCCGGAGCTGGTCGTGGAGGTCGCGTTCGACGGGATCCAGTCCAGCCCCCGGTACCCCGGCGGCCTCGCCCTCCGCTTCGCGCGCGTGAAGCGCTACCGCGAGGACAAGCGCCCCGAGGACGCGGACACGATCGAGACGGTGCGGGGGCTGTACGGAGGGTGA
- a CDS encoding 4Fe-4S dicluster domain-containing protein — MASSRIGLYFCRCGPNLGRAVRLPDLSAPGAFPAAADVAVHDVLCSPEGQAWLAERIRARGLDRVVLGACSPREHEHTFRGVLAGAGRSPWQLHMVNLREQVEWLGGAPADVTARARRLVAAGLARVALQRPLPEADVEVSADALVVGGGAAGISAALALAQKDRKVVLVERAHALGGLANRLDEVFPDLACASCFMEPALDRVLHSDRVEVVTGAEVRRVRGSAGRFTVELAVAPRHVDPAACLGCAEVCGAACPVELADPPGGGPARKAIHLPYPGCLPHAAVVDRAACLPGCDACAGACPFGAVRLGEAPRLGEVEVGAIVIATGLEPGAVDGPEGLVSSYQLERMLHPDGPTGGALRGAGGRTPEAVLLATTAAEADGELALREVLKLAQRVRARLPSARVAVAGGLDRAPQLAGLAAALRRDGVELLPGALVEGGVAAAAAGALEVRLAEPGGGTTRRRADLVAVHAPSRGSSGAAALAALLRLAPDGRGFLGDGGASPFEPTATRTAGVYVAGAAAGPRSIREAIRDGAAAAGQVLATLRPGERRALEPLAAEVDAALCGGCGMCVAACPFGAMVIDGADGKARVLAGDCRGCGTCAAACPTGAASARHFTRAQIAAEISALLAGR, encoded by the coding sequence ATGGCGTCGAGCCGGATCGGCCTCTACTTCTGCCGCTGCGGCCCGAACCTCGGGCGCGCGGTGCGGCTGCCCGATCTCTCCGCGCCCGGCGCGTTCCCGGCCGCCGCCGACGTCGCCGTCCACGACGTGCTCTGCTCGCCGGAGGGCCAGGCGTGGCTCGCCGAGCGGATCCGCGCCCGCGGGCTGGATCGCGTGGTGCTGGGCGCCTGCTCGCCGCGCGAGCACGAGCACACGTTCCGCGGCGTCCTCGCCGGCGCGGGGCGCTCGCCCTGGCAGCTCCACATGGTGAACCTGCGCGAGCAGGTCGAGTGGCTGGGCGGCGCGCCCGCGGACGTGACCGCGCGCGCCCGGCGCCTCGTGGCCGCCGGCCTGGCGCGGGTGGCGCTGCAGCGGCCGCTGCCCGAGGCCGACGTGGAGGTGAGCGCCGACGCGCTGGTGGTGGGCGGCGGCGCGGCGGGGATCTCGGCGGCGCTGGCGCTCGCGCAGAAGGACCGCAAGGTCGTGCTGGTGGAGCGCGCGCACGCGCTGGGCGGGCTCGCGAACCGGCTCGACGAGGTGTTCCCGGACCTCGCCTGCGCGAGCTGCTTCATGGAGCCGGCGCTCGATCGCGTCCTGCACTCGGACCGCGTCGAGGTGGTGACCGGCGCCGAGGTCCGGCGGGTGCGGGGCTCGGCCGGGCGGTTCACGGTGGAGCTGGCCGTCGCGCCGCGCCACGTGGATCCGGCCGCGTGCCTGGGCTGCGCGGAGGTGTGCGGCGCCGCCTGCCCGGTCGAGCTGGCCGATCCGCCGGGCGGCGGGCCGGCCCGCAAGGCCATCCACCTGCCGTACCCGGGGTGCCTGCCGCACGCGGCGGTGGTGGACCGCGCCGCGTGCCTGCCCGGTTGCGACGCGTGCGCGGGCGCCTGCCCGTTCGGCGCGGTGCGCCTCGGCGAGGCCCCGCGCCTGGGCGAGGTGGAGGTGGGCGCGATCGTGATCGCGACCGGCCTCGAGCCCGGCGCGGTGGACGGGCCGGAGGGCCTCGTGTCCTCCTACCAGCTCGAGCGGATGCTCCACCCGGACGGTCCCACCGGCGGCGCGCTGCGCGGCGCGGGCGGGCGGACGCCGGAGGCCGTGCTGCTCGCCACCACCGCGGCGGAGGCCGACGGGGAGCTGGCGCTGCGGGAGGTGCTGAAGCTCGCGCAGCGCGTCCGCGCCCGGCTGCCCTCGGCGCGGGTCGCGGTCGCGGGCGGGCTCGATCGCGCGCCGCAGCTCGCCGGCCTGGCGGCCGCGCTCCGGCGCGACGGGGTCGAGCTGCTCCCGGGGGCGCTCGTCGAGGGCGGCGTCGCGGCGGCGGCGGCGGGCGCGCTCGAGGTCCGGCTGGCCGAGCCCGGCGGCGGCACCACGCGCCGGCGGGCTGACCTCGTCGCCGTGCACGCGCCCTCGCGCGGCTCGAGCGGCGCCGCGGCGCTCGCCGCGCTCCTGCGCCTCGCGCCCGACGGCCGCGGGTTCCTGGGCGACGGCGGCGCGAGCCCGTTCGAGCCCACCGCCACCCGCACCGCCGGCGTCTACGTGGCGGGCGCGGCCGCCGGCCCGCGGAGCATCCGCGAGGCCATCCGCGACGGCGCCGCGGCGGCCGGCCAGGTGCTCGCCACCCTGCGGCCCGGGGAGCGGCGCGCGCTCGAGCCGCTCGCGGCCGAGGTGGACGCGGCGCTGTGCGGCGGCTGCGGAATGTGCGTCGCCGCCTGCCCGTTCGGCGCGATGGTGATCGACGGCGCGGACGGGAAGGCGAGGGTGCTGGCGGGGGACTGCCGCGGCTGCGGCACGTGCGCGGCGGCCTGCCCGACCGGCGCGGCCAGCGCCCGCCACTTCACCCGCGCGCAGATCGCGGCGGAGATCTCCGCGCTGCTGGCGGGGAGGTGA
- a CDS encoding PTS sugar transporter subunit IIA: MKIVEFLRSDAVIASLSGQAAPAVLAELVRPLAASQKVDGQRLVETLLDREKLGSTGIGEGVAIPHGKVPGLPGLMASFGRSAGGVDFRAIDGKPTHLFFALFAPENSAGTHLKALARISRIFKNPAFREAIMKAPGSAEIYRLIEAEDAKY, encoded by the coding sequence ATGAAGATCGTCGAGTTCCTCCGGTCCGACGCCGTGATCGCCAGCCTCTCCGGGCAGGCGGCGCCCGCCGTGCTGGCCGAGCTGGTCCGCCCGCTCGCGGCCAGCCAGAAGGTGGACGGGCAGCGGCTCGTCGAGACGCTGCTCGATCGCGAGAAGCTCGGCTCCACCGGCATCGGCGAGGGCGTGGCCATCCCGCACGGCAAGGTCCCGGGCCTGCCCGGCCTGATGGCGAGCTTCGGCCGATCCGCCGGCGGCGTGGACTTCCGGGCCATCGACGGGAAGCCCACGCACCTGTTCTTCGCCCTGTTCGCCCCCGAGAACTCGGCCGGCACGCACCTCAAGGCGCTCGCCCGGATCAGCCGGATCTTCAAGAACCCGGCCTTCCGCGAGGCGATCATGAAGGCGCCCGGGTCGGCCGAGATCTACCGCCTCATCGAGGCGGAGGACGCGAAGTACTGA
- the hpf gene encoding ribosome hibernation-promoting factor, HPF/YfiA family: MQVNITFRHLDPTEALKAHVRDRVERVQKYIDRPTEAYAVLHLENLKHHAELTVKAGRFLLRGTAKTGDMYASIDAAADKIERQLKKHKEKLLNHKAAAAGTERPTLDVRHDVLGILEDPSRPSHKVIKSTEFQAKPMSLDEAILQLDLLDANFYVFQNTEDRSINVVYRRDDGNVGLIEARPA; encoded by the coding sequence ATGCAGGTGAACATCACCTTCCGGCATCTGGATCCCACCGAAGCCCTCAAGGCCCACGTCCGCGATCGCGTCGAACGGGTGCAGAAGTACATCGACCGGCCGACCGAGGCGTACGCGGTCCTCCACCTGGAGAACCTGAAGCACCACGCAGAGCTGACCGTGAAGGCGGGGCGCTTCCTGCTGCGCGGCACCGCCAAGACCGGGGACATGTACGCGTCGATCGACGCGGCCGCCGACAAGATCGAGCGGCAGCTGAAGAAGCACAAGGAGAAGCTCCTCAACCACAAGGCCGCCGCCGCGGGCACGGAGCGCCCGACGCTGGACGTCCGGCACGACGTGCTCGGGATCCTCGAGGACCCCTCGCGCCCGAGCCACAAGGTCATCAAGAGCACCGAGTTCCAGGCGAAGCCCATGTCGCTCGACGAGGCGATCCTCCAGCTCGACCTCCTCGACGCGAACTTCTACGTGTTCCAGAACACGGAGGACCGGAGCATCAACGTGGTGTACCGGCGCGACGACGGGAACGTCGGCCTCATCGAGGCGCGCCCGGCCTGA
- a CDS encoding sulfurtransferase TusA family protein — translation MKIDCSGMRCPQPVLKLAVETAETPSGTMVEITGDCPTFEKDIRTFCERRRKTLLSVRGDGVKTVIQIQY, via the coding sequence ATGAAGATCGACTGCAGCGGCATGCGCTGCCCGCAGCCGGTGCTGAAGCTGGCGGTCGAGACCGCCGAGACGCCGTCCGGCACGATGGTCGAGATCACCGGCGACTGCCCCACGTTCGAGAAGGACATCCGCACCTTCTGCGAGCGCCGCCGCAAGACCCTGCTCTCGGTCCGCGGCGACGGCGTGAAGACGGTGATCCAGATACAGTACTGA
- a CDS encoding HNH endonuclease: MALGTEQVDETLRELGGVVPCPKHRTRRLSAGSAQLRKTAAELINRYPAIEEALREGKLCLSSVCELAKVVTSENCAEVLPRFFGLSSRDAAGVAASIRPVENPPHRELVVPLRANALVAVPEPASRDAASSSEPDRVVSFHAHEMGSAVSVPEPLAPVPQAACAVVPVAKRSSVDWLCADQARMHLTVSKAFLRKLDAARDALSHSMPGATRENVLEAALDQLLAERARRTGLTAKPKERVRPSKPDHISAHVRRAVWERDGGRCTFVLASGERCGSTHRLELDHVVPRARGGASTVDNLRIRCRGHNLEEARRVLGDALMDSYAGTRHASSA; the protein is encoded by the coding sequence GTGGCGCTCGGCACGGAGCAGGTCGACGAGACGCTTCGTGAACTCGGTGGCGTTGTCCCATGCCCGAAGCATCGCACGCGAAGGCTCTCGGCGGGCTCGGCCCAGCTTCGCAAGACGGCCGCCGAGCTCATCAACCGGTACCCGGCGATCGAGGAGGCGCTTCGCGAAGGGAAGCTCTGCCTGTCGTCCGTCTGCGAGCTGGCGAAGGTGGTGACGTCCGAGAACTGCGCGGAGGTCCTGCCGCGGTTCTTCGGACTGTCGAGCCGGGATGCAGCGGGCGTGGCTGCGTCCATCCGTCCAGTCGAGAACCCGCCCCACCGCGAGCTCGTGGTGCCGCTCCGGGCCAACGCGCTCGTGGCCGTCCCGGAGCCGGCATCACGCGACGCCGCGTCCTCGTCGGAACCCGACCGGGTCGTTTCATTTCATGCGCATGAAATGGGTTCGGCCGTCTCCGTGCCGGAGCCGCTCGCGCCCGTGCCGCAGGCGGCCTGCGCCGTGGTGCCGGTCGCGAAACGGAGCTCGGTGGACTGGCTCTGCGCGGACCAGGCCCGCATGCACCTCACGGTCTCCAAAGCCTTCCTCAGGAAGCTCGATGCCGCCCGCGATGCGCTCTCCCACTCGATGCCGGGCGCCACCCGGGAGAACGTCCTCGAGGCGGCGCTGGACCAGCTCCTGGCCGAGCGGGCACGCCGCACGGGGCTCACAGCCAAGCCGAAGGAGCGCGTCCGTCCTTCGAAGCCGGACCACATCTCGGCCCACGTCCGCCGCGCGGTCTGGGAGCGCGACGGCGGGCGGTGCACGTTCGTCCTCGCGTCCGGCGAGCGATGCGGCTCCACGCATCGGCTCGAGCTCGACCACGTCGTGCCGCGGGCGCGCGGCGGGGCCTCGACCGTGGACAACCTCCGGATCCGCTGCCGAGGTCACAACCTCGAGGAAGCGCGCCGGGTCCTCGGGGACGCGCTGATGGATTCGTACGCGGGGACACGCCACGCCAGCTCCGCCTGA